TGAGCCGATCAGCCATGCCCCAGGGTATCTGGTCCAGGCCGTTGCGGGCCCCCGAGATCGCCCCGGCCATGGCGCCGGTGGTATCCACGTCGCCGCCGACAATCACCGCCGTGCGCAAGGTTTCACGAAAGTCGTCGGGGCTGCGCAGGAAACTGTATAGCGCCCAGAGCACCGACCCGACCACATAGGGCGGGATGCCCAGCCACATATCCCGGTGATTCATGGGCCGCCCGGCCCGGGCAATGAACCGCAAGGCCTTTTCCGGCGTCAGCCCAATCCAATCGGCGAGCCGCATCAAGGCATCACTCATGTCCGCATCCACCGGATCAGTCCATTGGGTCAGGCGCTTCAAAAAAGCCCGCGGGACAATTTCGTCTTCTGTCATGGCCAGGGCGACGGCGCCTGCAATGGCCACAGACCCTGCCTGACAGCGTGTGTCGGCGTGGGTTATCAGCCCTTGTTCCAGAGCCGCCCGGACCAGGGTTTCAGGATCGTCGTGAAAGAACAGCCCCACCGGTCCGGCTCGCATGGCACTGCCGCTGCCCGCTTCCGGCGCCGGGGCTCCCGCCTCCTGCCAGGGGATTCCTGCTTCGAGCCGTTCCGCTGCCTCGCGGGTTGCTCGCCCACCGCCCACCACTTCGTGACGGGCGAAAATCCGGCTGATCCGCGCCGCATAGTCTTCGGGAACGAAACCCTGATTGTCGCGGTAGCTGATCATGAGCTCCCGCGCCAACTGGGAATCGTCGGAATACTGGCCCATGGGATAAATGCCCCGATGGATCTCTGGAATGCGGCCATGGGGATCGTGGCTGCCCACGGCGCCGCCCAGCACCGCATCCACATGCCCCCGGCAGACGCTTTCCAATTGTCCTTGGACGATAAAGCCCAGGGCATCGCCCACGCATTGACCGATGAAACTGCCCGAGAAGGCATCATGACGGATCTCACGCATCGGGGATCTCGAACTCGGCCACCACCGGCGCGTGATAGGACTCCGGCCCGCCCGGCACCGCATGGGCGCCGACCAATTCATCGCCGAGTGCCTCGTTATGGATTTCGGAGGATCGGTACCAGGCCAGCAATGACCGGGATACCAGCACATGATCGAGCATTTGCGGCCTTCCGTGATGGACTACTGAATAACGTTGGGATTGCGGCAGGCTTCTTTCAAGGGGTACCAGAGTCCGCCCCACCAAATGAGGATTGCCGGCGTCCTCCTCGTCGCCCCGGATGGTACGCACGGGAGTCTGATACAGATCGGCATTGTAGTCACCGCAAACAACGATGCGTGCATCAGGGTCTTGATCTTGAATCTGGTCGATCAGCAAGCGGGCTTCCAATGCCTGTCCGGCTCTTTTGACCGCCGCCAGGAACATGCCCTCGGCCCAGCCGGACATACTGTCCCAGACCGGCGGGTGGGATTTGCCTCCCGGCACGTAGGCAGCCCGGGGAGCGCGCAAATGGACGTTCAGCACATGCAATCGCCGACCATGGCTCAGATCCAACTCAGCCTGCAAGATAGCCCGATCCCACTCTATGGAGTCCTCTGTGCCACCGCCCGAGGGCGAGTGATAGCGCGGAGCCTGCACTAGATCGTGACGAATTTGTCGATGGACTTGAAAGGGAAACCGACTCAGAAGCACCAGATTATGGCGATCTCTCGCTCCACCGGTGTGATGACTGCGGGTATGAATACGATGAAACTCCCCATAGGGGGTGTCTTGCAACAAGCGGTCCAAGGCATCCAATTCCCGCCGTTTGCCCTTTTCCGGTTTCTGTCCGTTGACCTCTTGCAAACAGATCACGTCGGCGCGCAACCGCTCCAATTGCGGTCTCAGCACGGCGATGCGTTCCGCTAAATCCGCCGTATTCGCCCCATTTTCGGGCAGATCCAGACTTTCCAAATTGAAGGTGGCGATACGCAGGCGGTCGGGCATAGGCATGCTTCTCCGAGGGGACACACAGCATAGGGGTCGGATTGCCGTGAAATCAAGAAATGCCGGGGGTGAACGAATTTTTGCGCACGTTATTTACGCCTTAAGAATTAGCCGATAGACTACGCGCATGCGACGTCTTTCCCAGGCCGTCGTCCTGGTGACGTTGTTTCAGTTTCATAGGTATTCGAGGATCATGTCCAAGCCTACCCGCCCTTTGTCCGCTGCGGCCCTTGAGCCGATGTACCGGATCCCCGATTCCGCGGATATGGATCCGGAGCGCAAAAAGGTCCTCATCGGCGCCGCCAAGATCATGCTTGGACGGGTGCAGAAGAAAGGGCTGATCCCTGAAGACCAGGGCTATGGCGCGGTGGTCGCTTCGCCAAAACAACTGTTCACATGCTTCAAAGCGTTCCAAGACGACCCTTCCATCGGCAAGGATCTGGTCGTCGATCAGCGTGGACAGCCCGTGGCGCCGGACAACGGGTCCACGACCCTGGTTTGCGGCCCGACCTTGGAACAGGTAGAAAAGCTGCTGGTCTCCACATGCGGCAACAAGTTTTTTGGCGGCGTTCCGCCCAAAGGATCGAAAAGGAAGATCGATCCGGTCTACAAGCAGCTTCGGCCCTATCTTGCTTTTTCGTGGCAATTGCCGCTGCTGCCGATCTTCAAGGAAGAATACAATTTTGCCCATCTGCGTTATCTGGACCGCGATGTCATGCTGCTGCGGGACCCTGAGTCGGTCTATCAGATTGCCGGCTTTGGCCCGCGCGAGATCGACGCGGCGCGCAACAATCTCGGGGACCGCTTTCCCGAGATGCTCAACGCCAATGCCAAAGCCCTCGGTGGGGTGGCGCTGATCAAGGACGACATCCCCAAGACCCTGGCCCGCATCGAAAAGGCCGTCGGATATCGTGTCTGGGATTTTTTCGCCCGCGATAAACAGTATGTGGTCGAGGTGCTCAACATCAGCCATCTGGACCTGCGCGCCATTGGGCCGTTGCTGGTGGACTTGTCCCTGGAGGCCCTGATCGAGGCCACGGAGATCCCAGTGCGTATTCTCGAGCCGTTGCTCAAGGCTTTCCCGGAAGTCCTGGGCGACGACACCAACAAGCTGTTGCGCGAACCAGGATTTTGCAAAGAATTCTTCCGTCCCATTATGACCTCGTTCCGCTATATGGAATTCAAGGACGAGACCAAGGAGGAAGTGGATAAGGTCGTCGGTGATGCCGCCTTGCTGAAGCTGGGCGCCAATCGCGAGCGGATCAATAATTGGATGCAGCGACAAGGGCTCTAACAGACTGCTGAAAAAATCCGATTTCAAGCGCGTGGCGACACATGCTTCGACACGTTCAGCATGAGGGCCATCGAACTTTCAACATGTTAGCCTCACCCTGAGCTTGTCGAAGGGCGAGGGGGGCCATAGGCCAACACTTTATCAGCAGCCTGCTAAAATCTTTAGATGTGGAGCCCCACGAGGTTGTTCTCGATCAGACCGATTCTGTCGCCCGTCTATTTCTGCAAAACCACCTGATTCCGACCATTTTGCTTGGCCGCGTAAAGGGCCTCGTCGGCGGCTTTGAGCAATTCTTCTTCGTTGTTGTAGCTCTTGCTGTCCGGGTAGGCCGCCCCACCGACTGAACTGGTCACGCGGATCACCTGATCCCCGTCCTGAACTTCCGATTCCTCGATGCTGCGGCGCAGCCGTTCGCCCAGGTCGCGGGTATCCTCGGTGGAGGCCCCGGGCAGGATGGCAAAGAATTCCTCGCCGCCGTAGCGCACCAGGATATCACCCTCGCGGAACAACTTCTGCGCCGCCTTGGCAACCGCGATCAGCACCCGGTCGCCGATCAGATGACCATAGGTGTCATTGATATGCTTGAAGTGGTCCAGATCGAACATCAGCACCGAAATGGTGTTGTCGTTGCGGCTGGCGCGGACGAATTCCTCGCGCAGGCGCTTGGAGCCGAAGCGGCGGTTGTACAGCCCAGTCAGCGGATCGATGGCCGCCATGTGCTGTAGGCGCTCATGGACCAGTGAATTCTGTAGCGCCAGACCGAGGCTCTGCAAC
The sequence above is drawn from the Magnetospira sp. QH-2 genome and encodes:
- a CDS encoding ADP-ribosylglycohydrolase family protein, giving the protein MREIRHDAFSGSFIGQCVGDALGFIVQGQLESVCRGHVDAVLGGAVGSHDPHGRIPEIHRGIYPMGQYSDDSQLARELMISYRDNQGFVPEDYAARISRIFARHEVVGGGRATREAAERLEAGIPWQEAGAPAPEAGSGSAMRAGPVGLFFHDDPETLVRAALEQGLITHADTRCQAGSVAIAGAVALAMTEDEIVPRAFLKRLTQWTDPVDADMSDALMRLADWIGLTPEKALRFIARAGRPMNHRDMWLGIPPYVVGSVLWALYSFLRSPDDFRETLRTAVIVGGDVDTTGAMAGAISGARNGLDQIPWGMADRLNDQGTWTLQELMMLAEECQEMVAAA
- a CDS encoding endonuclease/exonuclease/phosphatase family protein; amino-acid sequence: MPMPDRLRIATFNLESLDLPENGANTADLAERIAVLRPQLERLRADVICLQEVNGQKPEKGKRRELDALDRLLQDTPYGEFHRIHTRSHHTGGARDRHNLVLLSRFPFQVHRQIRHDLVQAPRYHSPSGGGTEDSIEWDRAILQAELDLSHGRRLHVLNVHLRAPRAAYVPGGKSHPPVWDSMSGWAEGMFLAAVKRAGQALEARLLIDQIQDQDPDARIVVCGDYNADLYQTPVRTIRGDEEDAGNPHLVGRTLVPLERSLPQSQRYSVVHHGRPQMLDHVLVSRSLLAWYRSSEIHNEALGDELVGAHAVPGGPESYHAPVVAEFEIPDA